A stretch of Synechococcus sp. MIT S9220 DNA encodes these proteins:
- a CDS encoding aldehyde oxygenase (deformylating), giving the protein MPTPVSPEVAVLDERDASAEQLPDFTTEAYKDAYSRINAIVIEGEQEAYDNYMALGTLIPENKDELAKLAKMEMKHMKGFTSCGRNLGVTADMPFAKEFFGPLHQNFQKALKEDKVVTCLLIQALLIEAFAISAYHIYIPVADPFARKITEGVVKDEYLHLNYGELWLKNNFEASKEELFAANKENLPLIRSMLDQVASDAATLHMEKEDLIEDFLIGYQEALSEIGFNMREIARMAAAAL; this is encoded by the coding sequence ATGCCGACTCCCGTCAGCCCCGAGGTCGCCGTCCTTGACGAGCGGGATGCATCGGCAGAGCAATTGCCTGACTTCACCACTGAGGCCTACAAGGACGCCTACAGCCGCATCAATGCGATCGTGATTGAAGGTGAGCAGGAGGCCTACGACAACTACATGGCCCTGGGAACGTTGATCCCAGAAAACAAAGACGAACTCGCCAAACTGGCGAAGATGGAAATGAAGCACATGAAGGGCTTCACGTCATGCGGTCGGAACCTTGGTGTGACCGCAGACATGCCTTTTGCCAAAGAGTTCTTTGGGCCTCTTCATCAGAATTTTCAGAAAGCTCTGAAAGAAGACAAAGTCGTGACCTGTTTATTGATTCAGGCACTTCTGATTGAAGCTTTCGCTATCTCCGCGTATCATATCTACATCCCAGTTGCTGACCCCTTCGCTCGCAAGATTACTGAGGGTGTCGTCAAGGATGAATATCTCCATCTCAACTACGGGGAACTGTGGTTGAAGAACAATTTTGAGGCAAGTAAGGAAGAGCTCTTTGCTGCCAACAAGGAGAATCTTCCACTGATCCGCTCCATGCTCGACCAGGTTGCTTCTGATGCCGCCACTCTCCATATGGAGAAGGAAGATCTGATCGAAGATTTTCTGATCGGTTATCAGGAAGCTCTCAGCGAGATTGGCTTCAACATGCGTGAAATTGCTCGTATGGCAGCCGCCGCTCTCTGA
- a CDS encoding site-2 protease family protein encodes MGDGWQLMRIGGIPLRVHPSWFIVLVLFTMAFQQQVAKLPAAAGADWISWSMGLLTALLLFVSVLLHELGHSLVALREGVKVSSITLFLMGGVARVERECSTAMGSLRVAAAGPAVSLILGAVLLFSVHSAEHVSPLLGNLVAQLGGLNLVLALFNLLPGLPLDGGLILKSLVWQWTGSQRRGIQVATASGRFLSLLALVIGFWIVLRGGGFAGLWLVLLGWFGMSASRSQTQTLALQQVLKRETVGPATSRRFRVVEADQSLRSLSKLRLGAVDSDDPCIPDWVLVCRGGRWIGFITDQPLKDLPVQQWDRQTIADHLQPLERLPSIKQAAPLWEAVLALEETEQGRLLVLGPAGLPDGTLDRSDLGEAVLKGLSVKLPEAMLTAARRSNTYPFGMPLAQVVKSMRASGLLDDQSAEASSR; translated from the coding sequence TTGGGTGATGGCTGGCAACTGATGCGAATCGGTGGGATCCCTCTGAGGGTCCATCCCAGTTGGTTCATTGTTCTGGTGTTGTTCACCATGGCCTTTCAGCAGCAGGTCGCCAAACTGCCTGCCGCAGCCGGTGCTGATTGGATCAGCTGGTCCATGGGGCTTCTCACTGCGCTGCTGTTGTTTGTGTCCGTGCTGTTGCATGAGCTTGGCCATTCCCTTGTGGCCCTGCGCGAGGGAGTGAAGGTGAGCAGCATCACCCTGTTTTTGATGGGTGGAGTCGCTCGGGTGGAACGGGAATGCTCCACGGCGATGGGCTCGCTCAGGGTGGCTGCCGCCGGTCCGGCGGTGAGTCTGATCCTTGGAGCTGTGTTGCTGTTCAGTGTCCACTCCGCTGAACATGTCAGCCCCCTACTGGGAAATCTTGTGGCTCAGCTCGGGGGGCTCAATCTGGTGCTGGCGCTGTTCAACCTGCTGCCGGGGTTGCCGCTGGATGGCGGCTTGATTCTCAAATCCCTTGTCTGGCAGTGGACCGGCAGTCAACGTCGAGGCATCCAGGTGGCGACCGCCAGTGGTCGTTTCCTATCTCTCCTCGCCTTGGTGATCGGGTTCTGGATTGTGCTTAGGGGAGGTGGATTCGCTGGACTGTGGCTCGTGCTTCTCGGCTGGTTCGGAATGAGCGCGTCCCGAAGTCAGACCCAGACCCTGGCCCTGCAACAGGTGCTCAAGCGGGAAACCGTTGGACCGGCGACCTCCCGTCGCTTCCGCGTGGTGGAGGCGGATCAGAGTCTGCGCAGTCTCAGCAAGTTGCGTCTGGGAGCGGTGGACAGCGACGATCCCTGCATCCCGGACTGGGTGCTTGTCTGTCGCGGCGGTCGATGGATTGGCTTCATCACGGATCAGCCACTTAAGGACCTACCTGTTCAGCAATGGGATCGCCAGACCATCGCTGATCATCTTCAGCCCCTTGAGCGTTTGCCCTCGATCAAGCAGGCAGCACCACTCTGGGAGGCGGTCCTTGCTCTGGAAGAGACGGAGCAGGGGCGTCTGCTGGTGCTCGGCCCTGCCGGTTTGCCCGACGGAACGCTTGATCGCAGTGATCTGGGCGAAGCCGTTCTTAAGGGTTTATCCGTGAAACTGCCGGAGGCCATGCTCACGGCGGCACGCCGCTCCAACACTTATCCGTTCGGAATGCCCCTGGCCCAGGTGGTGAAGAGTATGCGTGCCTCAGGGCTTCTTGATGATCAAAGTGCTGAAGCATCCAGTCGATAA
- a CDS encoding Tab2/Atab2 family RNA-binding protein translates to MITASMSAGDAGPQSRTDRQADWELDFYSRPILEKDGKKRWELLIISTPEINSNECFRFEKLCPASEVNSTWLAAALREALAEAEEQGWKPPQRLRAWRSAMRTMVQRAAAELLLEVVSSRRTYALLDWLDERERTLYPQEEGFMAGPLALPPSPVETPPLPLPEAVRGDAWTWAGLPVGSLKDANDWPLGFNGLLPVPPSLEANLEVPGLRLFSRTRALALAGWLGGLEPVRLRVSSRQLILDAGQDDSWLVSDLSQQEAEQIAAALEASCLNLHGLQFIAVQSAPESERFEGFWMLRDQPQP, encoded by the coding sequence ATGATCACAGCTTCCATGTCTGCCGGTGACGCCGGCCCCCAGTCCCGGACCGATCGTCAGGCCGACTGGGAGCTGGACTTTTATTCAAGGCCCATCCTCGAAAAGGATGGGAAGAAGCGCTGGGAGCTGCTGATCATCAGCACCCCGGAGATCAACAGCAACGAATGCTTCCGCTTCGAGAAGCTCTGTCCGGCAAGCGAGGTGAATTCCACCTGGTTGGCCGCTGCCCTGCGCGAAGCCTTGGCCGAGGCTGAAGAGCAGGGTTGGAAGCCACCGCAGAGACTGCGCGCCTGGCGCAGTGCCATGAGAACGATGGTGCAGCGTGCGGCGGCTGAACTGCTGCTGGAAGTGGTATCGAGCAGGCGCACCTATGCCCTACTCGACTGGCTGGATGAACGAGAGCGGACGCTGTACCCACAGGAAGAGGGCTTCATGGCAGGCCCCCTTGCTCTGCCGCCGTCCCCTGTTGAAACCCCACCTTTGCCCTTGCCCGAAGCCGTGCGGGGCGACGCCTGGACCTGGGCTGGGCTGCCCGTCGGCAGCTTGAAGGATGCGAATGATTGGCCTCTTGGCTTTAACGGTCTGCTGCCGGTCCCCCCCTCTCTCGAGGCAAATCTTGAAGTTCCCGGGCTGCGTCTGTTCAGTCGCACCAGAGCCCTTGCCCTCGCAGGTTGGCTCGGAGGGCTGGAACCCGTGCGGTTGCGTGTGAGCTCCCGCCAGCTGATCCTTGACGCTGGTCAAGACGACTCCTGGCTGGTCAGTGATCTGAGCCAACAGGAAGCCGAGCAGATCGCCGCAGCGCTCGAAGCGTCGTGCCTCAACCTGCATGGCCTTCAATTCATCGCTGTGCAGAGTGCTCCTGAGAGTGAACGGTTCGAAGGCTTCTGGATGCTGAGGGATCAGCCGCAACCATGA
- a CDS encoding creatininase family protein, whose amino-acid sequence MSVDGGQNSSRLGCMPWPEASLSLQRSGSTLVWPFGAFEQHGPQLPLLTDALFAQRILDRVLEGLPEEMPIWALPTQAIGLSPEHRGFPGTLSLSAELLIRLVKEVGQQLADQGVKRLVLFNAHGGQIGLLQTAARELAAETPSMAVLPCFLWSGVSELKSLVPADELANGLHAGLAETSLMLALEPSLVGEQRPLDGDHASEKAAATPPEGWSLEGPAPLAWFTADLSRSGVVGDSRGADTRLGSQLETALVAHWHRLFTSLMASSWPPCGDQRRI is encoded by the coding sequence ATGAGCGTCGATGGTGGACAAAACTCCAGCCGGCTGGGCTGCATGCCTTGGCCGGAGGCTTCTCTGTCACTGCAGCGGAGCGGTTCAACCCTTGTCTGGCCATTCGGCGCTTTCGAGCAGCATGGTCCTCAGCTCCCCCTGCTCACGGATGCGCTGTTCGCGCAACGCATTCTGGATCGCGTGCTGGAAGGGCTTCCCGAAGAGATGCCGATCTGGGCTCTGCCAACTCAGGCGATCGGTCTTTCACCTGAACATCGCGGCTTTCCAGGAACACTCAGCCTCAGTGCTGAACTGCTGATTCGGCTTGTCAAGGAAGTTGGTCAACAGCTCGCGGACCAGGGTGTGAAGCGCTTGGTGTTGTTCAACGCCCATGGCGGTCAGATCGGTCTATTGCAAACCGCCGCCCGAGAACTGGCAGCTGAAACTCCCTCAATGGCCGTTCTTCCCTGTTTTCTCTGGAGTGGAGTTTCAGAACTCAAGTCCCTCGTGCCTGCTGATGAGCTGGCGAATGGATTGCATGCGGGGCTGGCTGAGACCAGTCTGATGCTGGCGCTTGAGCCCTCTCTGGTCGGCGAACAGAGGCCGCTCGATGGTGACCATGCCAGCGAGAAGGCGGCAGCCACTCCTCCTGAAGGCTGGAGCCTTGAAGGTCCCGCCCCCCTCGCCTGGTTCACCGCCGACCTCAGCCGCTCCGGTGTTGTCGGGGATAGTCGAGGCGCGGACACGAGGCTTGGAAGTCAGTTGGAGACTGCGCTTGTGGCTCATTGGCATCGACTCTTCACAAGCCTGATGGCCTCCAGTTGGCCACCTTGTGGAGATCAGCGACGTATCTGA
- a CDS encoding SDR family oxidoreductase translates to MPSVLITGASRGIGHAAAKAFAEAGWDLLLVSRSEAALQSLESELSAGGVRVAYKAIDLTDSSAIAPGIGELLNQGLRPSVLINNAGAAWTGELLEMPLDRWDWLIQLNLTSVFQVCSAVVPAMRPAGGLVINVSSHASRNAFPGWGAYCTVKAALASFTRCLGEEERAHGIRACTLTLGAVDTSLWDSPTVDSDFDRRAMLPVNQAAAALLHLAQQPATQVVEDLTLMPATGAF, encoded by the coding sequence TTGCCTTCCGTTCTGATCACCGGCGCATCACGTGGAATCGGTCATGCCGCTGCCAAGGCTTTTGCTGAGGCGGGGTGGGATTTGCTTCTTGTGTCCCGCAGTGAGGCTGCGTTGCAGTCTCTCGAGTCGGAACTGAGTGCTGGTGGTGTTCGTGTCGCCTACAAGGCGATCGATCTCACCGACTCATCCGCCATCGCTCCCGGCATTGGTGAATTGCTGAATCAGGGTCTTCGCCCTTCAGTGCTCATCAACAATGCCGGTGCTGCCTGGACCGGAGAATTGCTGGAGATGCCTCTAGACCGCTGGGACTGGTTGATTCAACTCAATCTCACCAGTGTTTTCCAGGTTTGTTCCGCTGTTGTTCCTGCCATGAGGCCTGCGGGTGGATTGGTGATCAACGTGAGTAGCCATGCGTCCAGAAATGCTTTTCCCGGTTGGGGGGCGTACTGCACCGTCAAAGCTGCTCTGGCGAGTTTCACTCGCTGCCTGGGTGAGGAAGAACGTGCTCATGGCATTCGTGCCTGCACTCTCACGCTTGGTGCGGTCGATACCTCCCTCTGGGACTCCCCGACCGTGGACAGTGACTTCGACCGACGTGCCATGCTGCCCGTCAATCAGGCCGCTGCCGCTCTTCTTCACTTGGCCCAGCAACCTGCCACTCAGGTTGTTGAGGATTTAACCCTCATGCCAGCTACAGGCGCTTTCTGA
- a CDS encoding long-chain acyl-[acyl-carrier-protein] reductase: MFGLIGHSTSFEAARRKASDLGFDHIAGGDLDVWCSAPPQLVENVEVTSATGKTISGAYIDSCFVPEMLSRFKTARRKVLNAMELAQKKGINITALGGFTSIIFENFNLLQHQHVRSTTLEWERFTTGNTHTAWVISRQVENNAPLLGIDLSKAKVAVVGATGDIGSAVCRWLSHRTGVAELLLVARQQQPLKDLQSELGGGRILTLEEALPEADVVVWVASMPRTLEIDSATLRKPCLMIDGGYPKNLDAKVACEGVHVLKGGIVEFGSDIGWTMMEIAEMDKPQRQMFACFAEAMLLEFEECHTNFSWGRNNITLEKMDFIGAASVRHGFSTLNLQGQPQAVVV; encoded by the coding sequence ATGTTTGGTCTGATCGGGCACTCCACCAGCTTTGAGGCGGCGAGGCGCAAGGCCTCAGATCTCGGATTCGATCACATCGCCGGAGGCGATCTCGACGTCTGGTGCAGTGCGCCTCCCCAGCTCGTGGAAAACGTTGAGGTCACAAGTGCCACTGGCAAGACCATCTCCGGTGCCTACATCGATTCCTGCTTTGTGCCTGAGATGCTGAGTCGCTTCAAAACGGCTAGGCGCAAAGTGCTCAACGCCATGGAGCTTGCTCAGAAAAAGGGCATCAACATCACAGCTCTCGGCGGCTTTACGTCGATCATTTTTGAGAACTTCAACCTTCTCCAGCATCAGCATGTGCGCAGCACAACCCTGGAGTGGGAGCGTTTCACCACGGGCAACACCCACACAGCCTGGGTGATCAGTCGCCAGGTTGAGAACAACGCTCCTCTTCTGGGCATCGATCTCTCCAAAGCCAAGGTTGCCGTGGTCGGTGCCACCGGAGATATTGGTAGTGCTGTCTGCCGTTGGCTGTCCCACCGCACGGGTGTTGCTGAGCTGCTGCTGGTCGCACGTCAGCAGCAGCCCCTCAAGGATCTCCAGTCGGAACTTGGTGGTGGAAGGATCCTCACCCTTGAAGAGGCACTCCCTGAGGCTGATGTCGTGGTCTGGGTCGCGAGTATGCCGCGCACGCTTGAAATTGATTCAGCCACGCTGCGCAAACCCTGTCTGATGATCGATGGGGGCTATCCGAAGAATCTCGATGCCAAGGTCGCCTGTGAAGGCGTACATGTGCTGAAGGGAGGCATTGTTGAATTCGGCAGCGACATCGGCTGGACCATGATGGAAATCGCTGAGATGGACAAACCTCAGCGCCAGATGTTCGCCTGCTTCGCGGAGGCGATGCTGCTTGAATTCGAGGAGTGTCACACCAATTTCAGCTGGGGGCGTAACAACATCACGCTGGAGAAGATGGATTTCATCGGCGCTGCATCGGTCCGTCACGGTTTCTCCACCCTCAATCTCCAAGGACAGCCTCAGGCTGTTGTTGTCTGA
- a CDS encoding S1 RNA-binding domain-containing protein yields the protein MAGTERQNSRLDGGKAAAASAQPPRKPLQVMHISKREEQERLRKEADEARAAADAAAMRAAQLEQVALAAEGGQSVAPSPPAPPRGPQTSAAPSRDADDDDLAGMTMADLLGPADAGRKLSNAPTESSTAASRSVDDFDFDEDAFLAALDANEPVGTTGEVVTGTVIAMESDGVYVDIGGKAPGFMPKSECGLGVITNLKERFPKGLEIEVLVTREQNADGMVTISCRALALRKSWDKVKQLAKDGKVAQVKITGFNRGGVTCDLEGLRGFIPRSQLQEGENHEALVGKTLGVAFLEVNSETRKLVLSEKRAATAARFSELEVGQLVEGQVASIKPYGLFIDLGGVSGLLHQSVITGGSLRSLREVFGQGDTVKALITELDPGRGRIALNTALLEGQPGELLVDKDTVMAEAADRANRARNVLRQQEQSAG from the coding sequence ATGGCAGGAACAGAACGTCAGAATTCCCGACTGGATGGTGGCAAAGCTGCTGCGGCTTCGGCGCAGCCGCCACGAAAACCGCTTCAGGTGATGCATATCAGCAAGCGGGAAGAGCAGGAACGCCTGCGCAAAGAAGCGGACGAGGCCCGTGCCGCCGCAGATGCGGCAGCGATGCGTGCCGCACAGCTCGAGCAGGTTGCACTTGCAGCAGAAGGTGGCCAGTCGGTTGCTCCCAGCCCCCCTGCGCCTCCCAGAGGGCCACAAACATCTGCCGCTCCATCGCGCGATGCCGACGACGATGATCTGGCTGGAATGACCATGGCCGATCTCCTTGGCCCTGCTGATGCAGGACGCAAACTGAGCAATGCGCCCACTGAATCATCCACTGCAGCAAGCCGCAGCGTTGACGATTTTGATTTCGATGAAGATGCCTTCCTCGCAGCGCTCGATGCCAATGAGCCAGTAGGCACAACCGGTGAGGTGGTCACTGGCACCGTGATTGCAATGGAAAGTGATGGTGTCTATGTCGATATCGGCGGCAAGGCTCCCGGCTTCATGCCCAAAAGCGAATGTGGGCTTGGGGTCATCACCAATCTGAAGGAACGCTTTCCCAAGGGGCTCGAGATTGAGGTACTGGTCACCCGTGAACAGAACGCCGATGGCATGGTCACCATCAGCTGCCGTGCCTTAGCTCTGCGCAAAAGCTGGGACAAGGTCAAGCAGCTCGCCAAGGACGGCAAGGTGGCTCAGGTCAAAATCACCGGTTTCAATCGAGGGGGTGTTACTTGCGACCTCGAAGGATTAAGGGGCTTCATTCCCAGATCACAGCTTCAAGAGGGTGAAAACCACGAAGCACTGGTTGGCAAGACTCTTGGCGTCGCTTTCCTGGAGGTCAACTCCGAGACCCGCAAACTGGTCCTGTCCGAGAAGCGCGCTGCAACGGCCGCCCGTTTTTCAGAGCTTGAGGTGGGGCAGCTGGTGGAAGGTCAGGTGGCCTCGATCAAGCCCTATGGACTGTTCATCGATCTGGGAGGCGTCAGTGGACTGCTGCATCAGTCCGTGATCACCGGAGGCAGTCTGCGCTCACTGCGCGAGGTCTTCGGTCAGGGCGACACCGTGAAGGCTCTGATCACCGAGCTTGATCCCGGTCGAGGCCGGATCGCACTCAACACTGCCCTACTGGAAGGCCAACCAGGGGAACTTCTCGTCGACAAGGACACCGTCATGGCCGAGGCTGCCGATCGAGCCAACAGAGCCCGTAACGTCCTCAGGCAGCAGGAACAGTCAGCTGGATGA
- the folE gene encoding GTP cyclohydrolase I — protein MTSTLPTSTNGTTAAALSQLSSHASLSKGRGQFALTDAKISEVIRERLRERGASFLANDNIADHILPGELEELQMEVADRFRDLLHSLVIDIENDHNTEETAERVAKMYIQEVFKGRYHQQPKVASFPNVKQLDEIYTVGPLTVRSACSHHFVPIMGNCWVGIKPGARVIGLSKFTRVADWVFSRPHIQEEAVMILADEIEKLCEPKGLGIIIKAQHYCMKWRGVKEPQTSMVNSVVRGDFRHDPSLKQEFFELVRQQEALLSN, from the coding sequence ATGACTTCTACACTTCCTACTTCCACTAACGGAACTACTGCCGCAGCGCTCAGTCAACTGAGTTCGCATGCGTCACTGAGTAAGGGCCGTGGTCAGTTCGCTCTTACTGACGCCAAGATCTCCGAGGTGATTCGTGAGCGTCTGCGTGAGCGTGGGGCTTCATTCCTCGCCAATGACAACATCGCCGATCACATTCTCCCTGGAGAATTAGAGGAGCTTCAGATGGAAGTGGCAGATCGCTTCCGTGATCTTCTGCACAGCCTCGTGATTGATATCGAGAACGACCACAACACCGAAGAGACGGCCGAACGGGTCGCCAAGATGTATATCCAAGAGGTCTTCAAGGGGCGCTATCACCAACAACCCAAGGTGGCCAGCTTCCCGAACGTGAAGCAGCTCGATGAGATCTATACCGTTGGACCTCTCACCGTCCGTTCCGCTTGCTCTCACCACTTTGTGCCAATCATGGGCAACTGCTGGGTCGGCATTAAGCCAGGTGCCCGAGTGATCGGTCTCTCCAAATTCACCCGCGTCGCGGACTGGGTGTTCTCAAGGCCTCACATCCAGGAGGAGGCAGTGATGATCCTTGCAGACGAAATCGAGAAACTCTGCGAGCCCAAGGGCCTCGGGATCATCATCAAGGCTCAGCACTACTGCATGAAATGGCGTGGTGTGAAGGAGCCTCAGACCAGCATGGTCAACTCCGTGGTCCGGGGTGACTTCCGTCATGATCCCAGCCTCAAGCAGGAATTCTTTGAGCTTGTGCGCCAGCAGGAAGCTCTGCTAAGTAACTGA
- the pgeF gene encoding peptidoglycan editing factor PgeF, which yields MSSAQGANPGAEREDPLAQPDSRFNTLPGWTWVGCYGGYYLTADQLDNAGFEHGFFTRRWQGRGPDELATYLSCGVSVHRPQQVHGNVVLEASAAAAAPWPDADGLVSDRGGQSLWVCGADCTPVLLADPKSGHVAACHAGWRGVASRILPEAIARLEQRGACREQLIVALGPAVSGERYQVEQSVALQVGEALAAEPRSLEELQRQAVIDPDPEQGHCRLDIRQAALQQLKAEGINHTRISTCPLCTVAEPSLFHSWRRDQVKAVQWSGIVGQAAI from the coding sequence ATGAGCTCCGCTCAGGGAGCAAATCCTGGCGCTGAGAGAGAGGATCCTCTCGCTCAGCCCGACAGCCGCTTCAACACCCTGCCGGGCTGGACATGGGTGGGCTGTTATGGCGGTTACTACCTCACAGCAGATCAACTGGATAACGCTGGCTTTGAGCATGGGTTCTTCACCCGCCGCTGGCAGGGTCGTGGTCCCGACGAGCTAGCGACCTACCTGTCCTGCGGTGTCTCCGTTCATCGCCCCCAGCAAGTCCATGGGAACGTCGTGCTTGAGGCCTCCGCTGCGGCAGCAGCACCATGGCCCGATGCCGACGGCCTAGTGAGCGATCGCGGAGGGCAGAGCCTCTGGGTCTGTGGAGCCGACTGCACTCCGGTTCTGCTCGCTGATCCCAAAAGCGGGCACGTTGCCGCATGCCATGCCGGCTGGCGAGGCGTGGCCAGCCGTATCCTTCCCGAGGCCATCGCCAGGCTTGAGCAACGAGGCGCCTGCAGAGAGCAGCTGATCGTCGCCCTCGGACCAGCGGTCAGTGGTGAGCGCTATCAAGTGGAGCAGTCAGTGGCCCTTCAGGTGGGTGAGGCATTGGCAGCCGAACCCAGATCACTAGAGGAGCTACAGAGGCAAGCCGTGATTGATCCCGATCCCGAGCAAGGTCACTGCCGATTGGACATCCGACAAGCGGCCCTGCAGCAACTGAAAGCCGAAGGGATTAACCACACCAGGATCAGCACATGTCCGCTCTGCACAGTCGCTGAGCCCAGCCTGTTTCACTCCTGGCGGCGTGATCAGGTGAAGGCGGTTCAGTGGAGTGGAATCGTTGGACAAGCTGCGATCTGA
- a CDS encoding phosphoribosylanthranilate isomerase translates to MVDQGLSLKICGLTDCDQACEIAAMGVDAIGVIGVTDTPRFVEPNQRRAIFQRLTQEHPLLKRVWVVADPSNELLASALSGEGQPSVVQLHGEESPQRCAELRWLYPAIKWWKALRLRGEEDLNGIDAYAASVDALLLDAWSPKQLGGTGHRLDPAWLERLEMRICRDLPWWLAGGISAEWVPTLVHQVSPFGLDASSRLEHSPGVKDLRRVEALVQAVRVNSGNRG, encoded by the coding sequence ATGGTCGATCAGGGCCTGTCTCTCAAGATCTGCGGCCTGACCGACTGCGATCAGGCCTGTGAGATCGCCGCCATGGGAGTGGATGCGATCGGCGTGATCGGAGTGACGGACACGCCGCGTTTCGTAGAGCCGAATCAACGTAGGGCCATCTTTCAGAGACTGACCCAGGAACATCCCTTACTGAAGCGGGTCTGGGTCGTGGCAGACCCCAGCAATGAACTCCTGGCATCGGCACTGTCGGGGGAAGGACAGCCCTCGGTGGTGCAGCTGCACGGGGAGGAATCGCCACAACGATGCGCAGAGCTGCGTTGGCTGTATCCCGCCATCAAGTGGTGGAAAGCCCTACGCCTGCGTGGGGAGGAGGATCTCAACGGCATCGACGCCTATGCCGCCAGCGTGGATGCCCTGCTTCTGGATGCCTGGAGCCCGAAGCAGTTGGGAGGGACGGGGCATCGCCTCGATCCTGCCTGGCTTGAGCGGCTGGAGATGCGGATCTGCCGCGACCTTCCCTGGTGGCTGGCTGGAGGGATCAGCGCTGAGTGGGTCCCAACACTGGTGCATCAAGTGAGCCCCTTTGGTCTGGACGCGTCCAGCCGCCTGGAGCACAGTCCGGGGGTGAAGGATCTCCGTCGTGTCGAAGCACTCGTTCAGGCCGTCAGGGTCAATTCGGGCAACCGGGGATAG
- a CDS encoding acetyl-CoA carboxylase carboxyltransferase subunit alpha, producing the protein MARRPLLDFEKPLVELEQQIEQIRQLARDSEVDVSQQLLQLETLAARRRDEIFRSLSPAQKIQVARHPHRPSTLDFIQMFCDDWVELHGDRRGSDDQALIGGIGRLGERSVLLIGHQKGRDTKENVARNFGMATPGGYRKALRLMEHANRFGLPILAFIDTPGAYAGLLAEEQGQGEAIAVNLREMFSLRVPIVATVIGEGGSGGALGIGVADRLIMFEHSVYTVASPEACASILWRDAAKASEAAAALRITGKDLLSLGVVDEVLPEPAGGNNWAPLEAGETLRAALNRHLDDLLALSVDDLRDQRYMKFRAMGRFLDATSPEGGFAA; encoded by the coding sequence ATGGCACGTCGCCCCCTGCTTGATTTCGAGAAACCGCTGGTGGAGCTCGAACAGCAGATCGAGCAGATCCGTCAGCTGGCAAGAGATTCAGAGGTCGACGTCAGCCAGCAACTGCTGCAGTTGGAAACGCTTGCAGCACGCCGTCGTGATGAGATTTTTCGTTCCCTGAGCCCGGCTCAGAAAATTCAGGTTGCCCGGCATCCTCATCGGCCAAGCACACTCGATTTCATCCAGATGTTCTGTGATGACTGGGTTGAATTGCATGGTGATCGCCGTGGCAGTGATGACCAGGCACTGATTGGTGGGATCGGACGGCTAGGGGAACGATCGGTTCTTCTGATCGGCCATCAGAAGGGGCGTGACACCAAGGAGAACGTGGCGCGGAATTTCGGTATGGCCACTCCGGGTGGCTATCGAAAAGCTCTGCGCCTGATGGAGCATGCCAACCGCTTTGGTCTGCCGATTTTGGCCTTCATCGATACGCCCGGGGCTTATGCCGGTCTGTTGGCGGAGGAGCAGGGGCAGGGTGAGGCCATTGCCGTGAATCTGCGCGAGATGTTCAGCCTGCGGGTTCCCATCGTCGCCACGGTGATCGGTGAGGGGGGCTCCGGCGGTGCACTCGGAATCGGAGTCGCCGACCGGCTGATCATGTTTGAGCACAGCGTTTATACCGTGGCCAGCCCTGAGGCCTGCGCCTCGATTCTTTGGCGTGATGCGGCGAAGGCTTCCGAGGCTGCGGCTGCGTTGCGGATCACCGGCAAGGATCTGCTCAGCCTTGGTGTGGTCGACGAAGTTTTGCCTGAGCCAGCTGGTGGTAACAATTGGGCTCCCCTTGAAGCAGGTGAGACGCTGAGGGCAGCACTGAATCGCCATCTCGACGATCTGCTGGCTTTGTCCGTCGATGATCTGAGGGATCAGCGCTACATGAAATTCAGGGCCATGGGGCGTTTCCTCGACGCCACCTCGCCGGAAGGAGGTTTCGCTGCCTAG